The following are encoded in a window of Miltoncostaea marina genomic DNA:
- a CDS encoding O-acetylhomoserine aminocarboxypropyltransferase/cysteine synthase family protein: protein MSTAPQRPETVSLHGGQDVDPTTKSRAVPIYQTTSYVFDDTQHAADLFGLRVPGNIYTRIMNPTWDVLEQRVAALEGGVAGCVTASGQAAVTYAVLNVCRAGDNIVAISTLYGGTYNLFAHTLPQYGIEVRFIDPDSPEELASRVDDKTRLVFAETIGNPRLNVVDIDAWSEAAHAEGLPLVLDNTVPTPVLCRAFDHGADVVIHSLTKFIGGHGTSIGGIIVDSGKFDWTAHADRYPGLTKPDPSYHGVVWSDALGPAAYIGRVRTVLLRNTGAALSPFNAFLFLQGVETLPLRIERHSENALAVAEFLDRHTRVKWVGYPGLPSSQYHEVATRVLNGGYGALVTFGIEGGREAGQKFIESLQMFSHLANIGDAKSLAIHPATTTHSQLDDAELELAGVSQDMVRLSVGIEHIDDILADITQALEAAAS, encoded by the coding sequence ATGAGCACCGCACCCCAGCGCCCGGAGACCGTCTCGCTCCACGGCGGCCAGGACGTCGACCCGACGACCAAGTCCCGCGCCGTCCCGATCTACCAGACCACGTCGTACGTCTTCGACGACACCCAGCACGCGGCCGACCTCTTCGGGCTGCGGGTGCCGGGCAACATCTACACCCGCATCATGAACCCGACGTGGGACGTCCTCGAGCAGCGCGTCGCCGCGCTGGAGGGCGGCGTCGCCGGGTGCGTCACGGCGTCGGGCCAGGCGGCGGTCACGTACGCGGTCCTCAACGTGTGCCGCGCCGGCGACAACATCGTCGCCATCTCGACGCTCTACGGGGGCACCTACAACCTGTTCGCCCACACGCTCCCGCAGTACGGCATCGAGGTGCGCTTCATCGACCCCGACTCGCCGGAGGAGCTCGCCTCGCGCGTCGACGACAAGACGCGCCTGGTGTTCGCCGAGACGATCGGCAACCCGCGCCTGAACGTGGTCGACATCGACGCCTGGTCGGAGGCCGCCCACGCCGAGGGCCTGCCGCTCGTGCTCGACAACACGGTGCCGACGCCCGTGCTGTGCCGCGCGTTCGACCACGGCGCCGACGTCGTGATCCACTCGCTGACCAAGTTCATCGGCGGCCACGGCACCTCGATCGGCGGCATCATCGTGGACAGCGGCAAGTTCGACTGGACCGCGCACGCCGACCGCTACCCCGGCCTCACGAAGCCCGACCCCTCGTACCACGGCGTGGTGTGGTCCGACGCGCTCGGCCCGGCCGCCTACATCGGCCGCGTGCGCACCGTGCTGCTGCGCAACACGGGCGCCGCGCTGTCGCCGTTCAACGCCTTCCTGTTCCTGCAGGGGGTCGAGACGCTGCCGCTGCGCATCGAGCGCCACAGCGAGAACGCGCTGGCGGTCGCCGAGTTCCTCGACCGGCACACCCGGGTCAAGTGGGTCGGCTACCCGGGCCTGCCCTCCTCGCAGTACCACGAGGTGGCGACGCGGGTGCTGAACGGCGGCTACGGCGCGCTCGTGACGTTCGGCATCGAGGGCGGCCGCGAGGCCGGCCAGAAGTTCATCGAGTCGCTGCAGATGTTCAGCCACCTGGCCAACATCGGCGACGCGAAGTCGCTGGCGATCCACCCCGCGACCACCACCCACTCCCAGCTCGACGACGCCGAGCTGGAGCTGGCGGGGGTCAGCCAGGACATGGTGCGCCTGTCGGTGGGCATCGAGCACATCGACGACATCCTGGCCGACATCACCCAGGCGCTGGAGGCGGCCGCCTCCTGA
- a CDS encoding MFS transporter, translated as MAAARWLEGRAGAALLAAAVALAFADSSIVMLGLPEIYGELEASIPGVSLVITAYNLVVAVAAFAVLPLVRRARPAPVAAAGLAVFLAASLACGLVDALEPLVALRAVQGLGGALLLAASLPLIGALAGSAASGRAIWGLAGTLGAVLGPAAGGLLTELFDWRAIFIAQAPVALAALAPLAAPRLRALGPEPAGPGGRAPLWPNVGLVFAFGALVGALFLAVLMIVTVWGLGPLPGALVVSVLPVAAVAVHPLVGRAGVGQGAAAGAVLLAAGLVALAFPPAVSAAWAAAALAVCGAGFGLLVPPLTAASVGGAAAGAVAGAVSVGARHVGLVAALAVIAPVLAVQLDDAGDRATLNATGVILDARLPLQQKVPVSLDLAQEFERTPRGAVPDLGRVFDEAGAADDDDVRGARDRLVGAIEEALTRGFRWGYLVAALFALLAVVPVALWSRERGRAPPRRPHPAVAALLVAAAALVAGGVAGGGADLGADSTADPCAPRARQGGGFDAAVQGVILDGLAGGACELGVTREQLVLSFAPDVGIDRVPTDPSTVERAVRAGLVRSIDDAEERGSLPGVVADLLRAMARRAPVEELIRGGGEVGDLAGRVRDLDAGDVLDALGGLLP; from the coding sequence ATGGCGGCTGCGAGGTGGCTGGAGGGGCGTGCCGGCGCGGCGCTGCTCGCGGCGGCCGTGGCGCTCGCGTTCGCCGACAGCTCGATCGTGATGCTCGGCCTGCCGGAGATCTACGGCGAGCTCGAGGCCTCGATCCCCGGCGTCTCGCTCGTGATCACGGCCTACAACCTCGTGGTGGCGGTCGCGGCCTTCGCGGTGCTCCCGCTGGTGCGGCGCGCGCGCCCCGCGCCGGTCGCCGCGGCCGGCCTGGCGGTGTTCCTGGCGGCCTCGCTCGCGTGCGGGCTGGTCGACGCGCTCGAGCCGCTCGTCGCGCTGCGTGCGGTGCAGGGGCTCGGCGGAGCGCTCCTGCTGGCCGCGTCGCTGCCGCTCATCGGGGCGCTCGCCGGCTCGGCCGCGTCGGGGCGGGCGATCTGGGGGCTCGCGGGGACGCTCGGCGCCGTGCTGGGGCCGGCCGCCGGCGGCCTGCTCACCGAGCTCTTCGACTGGCGGGCGATCTTCATCGCCCAGGCGCCGGTCGCGCTGGCCGCGCTCGCCCCGCTGGCCGCACCGCGCCTGCGCGCGCTGGGCCCGGAGCCCGCCGGCCCGGGCGGGCGGGCGCCGCTGTGGCCGAACGTCGGCCTCGTGTTCGCGTTCGGCGCCCTCGTGGGCGCCCTGTTCCTCGCGGTGCTGATGATCGTGACCGTCTGGGGCCTCGGGCCGCTGCCGGGCGCGCTCGTGGTGAGCGTGCTGCCGGTGGCGGCGGTCGCGGTGCACCCGCTCGTCGGCCGCGCCGGGGTGGGGCAGGGCGCCGCGGCGGGCGCGGTGCTGCTGGCGGCCGGCCTCGTCGCGCTGGCGTTCCCCCCCGCCGTCTCGGCCGCCTGGGCCGCGGCCGCGCTCGCCGTCTGCGGGGCCGGGTTCGGGCTGCTCGTGCCGCCGCTGACGGCGGCCTCGGTCGGCGGCGCGGCGGCGGGCGCGGTGGCCGGGGCCGTCTCGGTGGGCGCCCGCCACGTCGGCCTCGTGGCCGCGCTCGCGGTCATCGCGCCGGTGCTCGCCGTGCAGCTCGACGACGCCGGCGACCGGGCCACGCTCAACGCCACCGGGGTGATCCTCGACGCGCGGCTGCCGCTGCAGCAGAAGGTGCCGGTGTCGCTCGACCTCGCCCAGGAGTTCGAGCGCACGCCGCGCGGGGCGGTCCCCGACCTCGGCCGGGTCTTCGACGAGGCCGGGGCGGCGGACGACGACGACGTGCGGGGGGCGCGCGACCGGCTGGTCGGCGCCATCGAGGAGGCCCTCACGCGCGGCTTCCGCTGGGGCTACCTGGTGGCGGCGCTGTTCGCCCTGCTCGCCGTGGTGCCGGTCGCCCTGTGGTCGCGCGAGCGGGGCCGCGCGCCGCCCCGGCGCCCGCATCCGGCGGTCGCGGCCCTGCTGGTCGCCGCCGCCGCGCTCGTGGCCGGCGGCGTCGCGGGCGGCGGGGCGGACCTCGGGGCCGACTCGACGGCCGACCCGTGCGCGCCGCGGGCGCGCCAGGGGGGCGGCTTCGACGCCGCGGTGCAGGGCGTCATCCTCGACGGCCTGGCCGGCGGCGCGTGCGAGCTCGGCGTGACGCGCGAGCAGCTCGTGCTGTCGTTCGCGCCCGACGTGGGCATCGACCGCGTGCCGACCGACCCGTCCACCGTGGAGCGGGCGGTGCGCGCCGGGCTCGTGCGCTCGATCGACGACGCCGAGGAGCGCGGGTCGCTGCCCGGCGTCGTCGCCGACCTGCTGCGCGCCATGGCCCGCCGGGCGCCGGTGGAGGAGCTCATCCGCGGGGGCGGGGAGGTGGGCGACCTGGCCGGGCGCGTCCGGGACCTCGACGCCGGCGACGTCCTGGACGCGCTCGGCGGCCTCCTGCCGTAG